tgcaaattttaacatTAACTTAGTGGTTGAAACAGGAATTTGGCAGATGGCGCAATGTCCCTACTTTCTCTGCCAAGTTCCTGATCCTGTAGGTTTGCGTACCTGCCTTGGGGGGATTCTTGAGGAAAGTTGTGTCACCACCAAAGCCTCCTTTCTGGTACTGGCTTTGAAATGGGCTCTACTCATCCTCTGGGAATCCTCCAGCCTCACAGCTCTGTGTGTGAGCCTTCATcacaatgatgatggtggtattgatgatggtgatgatggtggtgatggtgatgctgGTGATGGTACCACCATTTCATGAATATTTGTCATGTGCCCAACTGACACGTGCTACGTGCTATGACACATTTCTCATTTCATCATCCCAACCACCCTGTAAGATTGGCCTATAaaactgttcccattttacagataaattaaCAGAGTGGGAAAGGCTCAGAATTTTCCTAAGACAAAGCccagaagtggcagagctgggatttgaatgaTCCAGGTGTCTAACTCCTGAGCCTGAATGCCTAAACACAGAAGCTTCCCTGAGTTTGTGAGAAGAAGGAAACCTGAGATCCATTTCTGCTCACTTCCCCTCTCTTTATAGTTTTCTGGTCCCCAGTGGGGCTCTGTTCCCCACTCCCCCTACCTCATCAGTCCTCCGAAGGCCTCTCTGCCCAAGCAGTCCTTCCACCCAGCCACTCTCTATGGTACCTTCCTGAACTTTGGTAAATGACCAAGTTACACTCATTTACTTTTTTCCACAGGGAAATTGCTATCCTTTTGCACAATTGGTTGATCTGTCGAGATTGGACATTAGATTGCTTTTCCTTAGCAGTGAAGCAAATTAAAATGCATGGTGGCATGACCTGGGTGGTTTAGAATCTGGGAGAAAGCCCGTCTGCCTAGCCCTGTAAAAGTTCACCTCAGAAGTAAGTTCTGTTTCCTAGAATCAAAGAAATCTAAAGCTGGAAAGTCCTGAATTAATGAAGGAGAAAACTGACGACCAGACAGTGATGTAGGAAGGAAATGAATATCAATAGACATCTTTCTAGTCAGGTGGTCCACTCAGACCTTTCACACGTAGTATTCCATCCTCACCCCAAACTCTGGGTGCTTGGATTCCATTACTGTCATCAAGTATCAGAGATGAATGATCGAAGACCTTGGGAAGAAATTTAACCTGTCCATAGGACACAGGTGCATAGACTCAAGTCAGCCTGGCTCATCACACCTTGTTGTGAATTAGAGGGATGAGACACTGCCTAGAGGTCAAGGTGCACCAAAACtcaagaactgggagaaaatgcaGAACCAAGATCATGCATCCTGAGTCTGGCTCTGAGGACAGAGGAAGACACACCCAGGATTCCTGCATATTGCTTTGCTCCTTAATAAATTGGGGGTTAAAAAGTGATCAATCCCACAAGCTTGTGATGAGGCATGACTCCTGGAAGTGGTGGGACAGGCTCATACCAAGGAAAATGCTGTGCATCTGGAACAGCCCTGCTCTCCCTGGAGATGCTGACAGCAGCCTCAGGCCCCAAAGAACTCAAACCATAGCTTTGACCCCAGATATAAGGATGGGGAAAAGTACATTGGTTCTATCCCATAGCAGATATAAAATTTTcagggaaacagaaaggaaaaaaatcagcaaaaccaTTCAGGATGTAAGCCTGGGGAAAACTCAAAATGTGAGAGTGGTACGCCCAGTGGGCTAAGAGTTCAGACCAGGACAGCCAGGAGCCAATAGTATTGGTGGTCAAAGAGCATTAACATACCCACTGAGAAGGAATGGGACCCCAGTAGAAGATGGCTCTGAGGCCAAAAAGTATCAAATAATGTTTAGTAGAGCATATACTCCTAGCGTGGAGCTGGGTGGGGGATTTGCAGGAAGAAATGGTGGTGTGAAAGACAACAGGATGGTGTATACATTCTAATGTTGggcatgaaacaaacaaaaaaagaccatGTTTTTCTATCCTTAAGAATCTTAGCTATGTGTGAAGTCAGCAATAATCAAAGGTGATTACTAATCATCATAAAAATATCTGGTTTGTAAAGTCTTTCCATAAACACAATCTTCCAGGATCGTCTTGGCAAGTGTATAAAGCAGGTGGAGAAGAGACTGTTACCTCCACTTTACctttagggaaactgaggctcagggaagctaTGTgttttgtccaaggtcacatccCTGATAGAAGATAAGTCAGAACTAGAACCCAGATTCTGGTAACCTGTCAGCCTGGCTCACTACCTTCAGAGCTTCTAAAATTCCAAGTGGccaggctgcaccccagaccaattaaatcaggcACTCTGAGGGCAAACTCAGGCCTCAGCGAATTTCAAGTGCACCGGGTAATTCCAAGACACAATCAAGTTGAGAACCATGTCCTGGTGTGTGTGATGATGAACGAGCACCTGTGAATACTTAAAAAGCCACATGGGAGTAGTTAAGGGGGTGTAGAATAcgtttatttacaaaattaatgtgTAGCTACAAAgcttgagatttttgtttttaaaaaacatgacaGAATTTACAAATCCAAAATGCTTTGCCCCTGGCCAGAATTTTCCTTTACTCCATTCTCTGTTCAAagcatgttttccattttaacaatatctgtacatttttaatattcagtttGTTCAATGCAAACCTTTGTACTTTAAGGAGGGGTTTGATTTTTTGAAATCCatttaaagagaaactttgtaTATAAGGTAGACAGTGGAGCTCCAGAGCTGGGCAGGGGAAGCGAGAAGCTGGAGTCCAGGCTGATAATGATCCCCAGCGGGGAGatcaggaggaaaggaggaagtccTGGGCACAGCACGCAGGCCAGAGGGTCTCTTCGCTGGATAGGGAGAGGTCCTGAGGCTGCCTGGACCACCAGTAACCCAGATAATATGATGCTGGACCTAAAATGTGCCAGCTGAGAAAAGATGAGCTTTCCAGAGCCCCTTTCCAGTCCCCAGGTCATGCCTCCTCATTTTACGTTTGAATACACTCAGCTCTAGGAGATcaaggtgggagagggagaaaatCCAGGAATGGTCCAGGGGAGATAGGGGCCACACTACAGctgcccttcccttcttcctgccacCCTGCCTCACCCGCGAGGCCAGGGCGCCAGGACAGCCATCTGCCCACCAGGCATGGTACGGGTCTCGTATCCAAGAGTCAGGCCATTATATGGCTTTGCTTTCAAGTGGGTTTTAATAGAGTGTTCAAGTGATGGGTGTGGTGAAACAAATGAATACCAACAAGAAAGGCATCTGCTTTGCCAGGGAAATCGAGTTTATTAGGCGATTACCAGGGAGGGCTGCCGGCACCTCGGAGGGTTCTCTGggcaaacaaagaagaaacagccCCAAACAAATGGTCTGGAGTACGTTGGGTGAGTTTCTTGACTGCATCTCTGGGGCAGCTCCAGCCATGCAAATTGTGTTTTCAGGCCCTTTTAGTGGAATGAACCAGGGCCAGGTCAAAGCTCTGGAACCCCAGGCCATGCCTCCTTGCTGCTCTGGCAACCCCTGGGCTCTAGTGCATGAAGGAGTTACAGGGACCACAGCGGGAGCGGGGGGCACGTGAGGTGCAGGGAACAGCAGGAGCACAGGGCGTGCAGGGTGTGATGGTCTTGCCGCACGTGTTCGTCGTGGCACAGGGGTTGCAGGGCAACCTGGAGAAAAAGAATGATGTGGAAAGTGAATTGAGGGAGGCTTGTAATGTATACCAGAGAGACCCCAAGAGTGGTCTGCTCACTGGGGCTTAGCCTGACCTATAACAGAGAAGATTTGAGGTgagaagccccatgaaaaagacagcaggacccccaggcagggccactattttcctgccagcaccatctggttccctggcccagtggcattatcttgcttttttgcctctaaaatggcttgcttctaggaaagcggaacttacccctaagattctattggttccctgagctaccTCCTGATTGGTCCTTttgtaacacctcatttgcataaagctcactcctgattggtccacttctatcactcctgattggtccatttctatcactcctgattggtccatttctacaaagctcattcctaattagtcaactttgttacaACTTATTTGCATGAcattgcaaagtctagactggcagcctataaaagcctgtgtaaacctacagtcGGGGTCccgagcttggagtgttaactcctttggGCCCGCCTGTGTAATAAACCTGaattctccaaccctccgagtgctgcttggtctctcgtcaggatccaggttgctgtcacaactgagctgtaacactaagctgtaacacattttgcTGCAACAGATTCACAAAGCTCACTATCGATGCTAATGGTCTCCCTGTCATATAGTGCCACCACTGCTGGACAGAAACTCAGAAACTCATTTCAACTCCCAGCACTGTCCATTTCTAGCTGGTGACCCAGGAGAATACTGATCCTACCTACCTGGTGGTAATTGCAAGACCAGATAAGGTAGCATTTGCAAATATACCCTCTACACAACACGGTattataaaatgtaagaaatatcATTGATCACATATCAATATTACCACAGTAGAATGCCAAGAATTGGCTGTACAATTTCAGTTTGTACATCAAACAATTCTTGCCATTTTATGTTTTAACGATAgccattttgttttctgagttCTGTTTGAGCATGTCTGGGGTGTGAAGGCATAATTTCCTTTCCAAGGATGCAGTCTTTGCCTGGAGTCCAACTGAGAAGTATGCCCATGTGCTCACGGCTTTGCCAAACACCTGCGGCTGTGTACTCACTTGCAGTCCTCGCTCTCCAGCAGCCCCCGGTACGTGTTGATCTCACATTCCAGCCGAGCCCGGACGTCCAGCAGCACCTGGTACTCCTGGTTCTGCCGCTCCAGGTCACTCCTGATCTCCGCCAGCTGGTACTCCACGTTGGTGATCAAGCCCTGCACCTGGGACAGCTGGGTGCTGTAGCGGGCCTCCGTCTCTGTCAGAGTGTTCTCCAGGGAGTTTCTCTGCAGAGGGGAAGGTGAGGAATGTCACAGAGCTGCTCCTTAAAGGGTTTCTCTATGGGTTCCAAAGAAGTCACAAGCCTCCAGAGTTAAAGGACTCCCACCCAATTATTAACCAGGCCTGACCCTGCTTAGCTTCCCAGATCAGACGAGAGTGGGCACGTTCAAGGTGAATCtctgctacacaccagaaattaacacaacattgtaaaatgactatacttcaattgaaaaaaaaaaaagaattaaggagaGCGTGGCCCCAAGGGCTTCCCAGTGACTCTGATCCCCCAACCTCACCTTCTCACCAGGAGGCTGAACAATACCCACCAGGTTGTGCTGGGCCTGCAGCTCCACCTCCAGAGCGTTGACCGTGCGTCTCAGCTCGATGATCTCCGCCTGGTTGGACTGCAGCTCCTCCGAGCTGGACACCACCTGCTTGTTCAAGCTCCTCAGTCTGAAACACCaaaggggagaagccaggatcAGACCCTGCCAGAAGAGCCCTGAGGGGCCAAGGATCCTGAGTGGCCATGTGCTGAGATACCCACCTGCCTCTCAAACCATTCCTCCACTTCCCTGAGGTTGGTCTCCACCAGGGCCTCATACAGACTCCTGGTCTCGTTGAGCACACGGTTCAGGTCCACGGTGGGGGCAGCGTCCACCTCCACGTTGAGGCGGTCTCCAAGTTGGCAACGCAGGGTGTGGACTTCCTGTGGATGCAGAAAATGCAAGAGTCACTATCCTCAATGAAGAGTGGACCTAAGAAATGGCACTGCTTGTTGAAGTCCTGTTAGTCTATTTCCTTAGAAAAGAAACTTCTAGTGGAGCAGTCTGTGATGGTGGAAGGCCAAATGGTCTGTGCTCCATGTGTAAGACTCCTTCCCTCATGACTGTGTCATGGCATTTGgattcaaaaataatttccaatGACTTACTTGGGTGCCACTCAAGGATATCCTAATGCCCTATTTCCCCAGTTTGCAGATTGGCTGCAGATGACCTCTTAAAAAGAATTGGCTGTACAATTTCAGATTGTATGTCAAACAGTTCTTACCATCAAGTAAAATTATGTTATGGCCCCTCccaagagagaggaggaagcccAGATCATTCTTCATCAAGACTTTGAAAAAGTGAGGACTCCGAGTCATCAGGTTCAATATTTTGGCCTTTGAGGGAGAGAGATGACTTCGCACAGCATGATGAGCAATGCTGAGACTCGTAACACAGCAGCCCACAGCCCATCACAAGCCCATAGAAGTTCTCTGGGAAACTCAAGTGATGCACTAGTTTTGAGTGAAAGATACAGCTTATCTGGGAACGTGGATAGGTTTCATCTCTCAATGTTTTCTTTCAGCGTCAAGTTCTGGTCTCACCTCCTCATGGTTGCTCTTGAGGCAGAGAAGCTCTTCCTTCAGGGACTCCACCTGGGCCTCCAGATCAGACTTGCACAAGGTCAGCTCATCCAGAATCCTGCGCAGGCCATTTATGTCCGACTCCACCAGCTGCCGCAAGCCCAGCTCCGTCTCATACCTGCACAAGGATCGGCTCAGAGCAGTCACTGGCAGACCTTAAAGACCCACAGGAATGATCTTGGATAACCCCATTCACCTAGTCTTCCCATTTTTGGCCATGAGTAGACCCAGGATATGGGGGTTCTGGAGGCTCAGTCAAGACCCAATATTGatccaaaaataaacagatgggttTGAGTCCTCTTGATTCCTTTCCTCAGTTCCCCCCAGTCCTCCACAGAACCCTTCACAACTGATGGATTGATCTGTTGTTCAGTAAGCTATGGAAATCCCTTTTCTTTAACTAGAGATTGAACAAAAGGAGTGGGCACCAGTGTGAATCCTGAATAACTCACTTGGTCCTGAAGTCATCTGCGGCCAGCTTGGCATTGTCGATCTGTACCACCAGTCTGGCATTCTCAGACTTGGTGCACAGGATCTGGGGAGTGAGAGATTGCTAAATGAggactgaaaataaatacaaaaccacTGACTTCTTTAAAGATGCTCAAAGAGCCATGttgaagggaaaaggaggaagcaaGAATCATGGCAGCATAGAAGCAGGAAACACCATTCTCACAAGGTGAGAATCATTGCAAACTCCCCCTGCTTAGAGATGACAGCCCACCCCCTCACCTTCTGCTGGAGCTCCTCGATGGTCCGGAAGTACGACTGGTAGTTGGGACACACCAGGGGCTCCTGCTGCTGGGACCGCTCCCGGATGCGGCTCTCCAGCTCCGCGTTGTCCTGCTCCAGCTGCCGCACCTTCTCCAGGTAGCTGGCCAGGCGGTCATTCAGGAACCGCATGGTCTCCTTCTCGTTGCCATTGAAGGAGCCCTCGCAGAACCAGTTGCAGCTGCTCACGTTGGCGGGGATGTTGCAGACCCCAGGCAGGGTGCAGCCGTGACAGCTGGGGGGCACGCAGGGCCGGGAGGAGCAGCTGGAGCGGCAGCTCAGGTTGGACAGGTAGCAGCTGTAAGGCATGGTGCTGGACGGTGCAGGGCACCTGGCTGGAGACAGAGCCCAAGCTGGCCAAGGAGCCTGTGAGTTCTCAGCCTCTGGGGAGCATTTATACCTG
The sequence above is a segment of the Camelus ferus isolate YT-003-E chromosome 16, BCGSAC_Cfer_1.0, whole genome shotgun sequence genome. Coding sequences within it:
- the LOC102514049 gene encoding LOW QUALITY PROTEIN: keratin, type I cuticular Ha1 (The sequence of the model RefSeq protein was modified relative to this genomic sequence to represent the inferred CDS: deleted 1 base in 1 codon) produces the protein MPYSCYLSNLSCRSSCSSRPCVPPSCHGCTLPGVCNIPANVSSCNWFCEGSFNGNEKETMRFLNDRLASYLEKVRQLEQDNAELESRIRERSQQQEPLVCPNYQSYFRTIEELQQKILCTKSENARLVVQIDNAKLAADDFRTKYETELGLRQLVESDINGLRRILDELTLCKSDLEAQVESLKEELLCLKSNHEEEVHTLRCQLGDRLNVEVDAAPTVDLNRVLNETRSLYEALVETNLREVEEWFERQTEELNKQVVSSSEELQSNQAEIIELRRTVNALEVELQAQHNLRNSLENTLTETEARYSTQLSQVQGLITNVEYQLAEIRSDLERQNQEYQVLLDVRARLECEINTYRGLLESEDCKLPCNPCATTNTCGKTITPCTPCAPAVPCTSRAPRSRCGPCNSFMH